In Arachis stenosperma cultivar V10309 chromosome 1, arast.V10309.gnm1.PFL2, whole genome shotgun sequence, one DNA window encodes the following:
- the LOC130934099 gene encoding protein FAR1-RELATED SEQUENCE 5-like, translating into MPNRQKRPRAETRCGCPARMLLRMDDESGRWHVAFFSDAHNHHVHELRFSSMLPGHRRMSEADIQQMNDMRKGGIGVSRIHGFMASLAGGYHNVPYTTRDMHNVNAKQRREGGVDAESCLRYLRECKANDPALYYKEVVDGEGVLQHLFWCDGTSQIDYQVFGDVVAFDATYKKNVYLSPLVVFSGVNHHNQTVVFAAALVADEKEETYVWLLQQLQTSMKGKAPVSIITDGDRQMKSAIEQVFPEAHHRLCAWHLLRNATSNIGKPKFTRMFRDCMLGDYEVRTFQRKWFEMVEKFGVADKRWVQDMYERRHSWATAHIRGKFFAGFRTTSRCEGLHAVISRYVKSRYSYTEFLRHFHRCLMFVRAKEVEADFECAKGDPVMTTNLKQLERSAADNYTHAIFYLFVPILDRASAMRVVDSEDNGSYFIHTVSRYGTPGKEWRVVATSDTREVRCTCMRMECFGVPCEHIIAVLVLNNVHEIPRSLILPRWTKDAKLVAVESMGVIWDSVQLTQHWCLMDWYRKVCKIACHSTEKF; encoded by the coding sequence ATGCCTAACCGGCAAAAGAGGCCGAGGGCCGAGACACGGTGTGGATGCCCTGCGAGGATGTTACTCCGCATGGACGATGAATCAGGACGTTGGCACGTTGCGTTCTTTTCAGACGCGCATAACCACCACGTTCATGAGTTGCGATTTTCTTCCATGCTCCCGGGCCATCGGAGGATGAGCGAAGCGGACATCCAGCAGATGAACGACATGCGCAAAGGGGGCATTGGCGTCTCCCGAATCCACGGTTTTATGGCGAGCTTGGCCGGCGGGTATCATAATGTCCCGTACACAACAAGGGACATGCACAATGTAAATGCGAAGCAACGAAGGGAGGGTGGCGTAGATGCGGAATCGTGCTTGAGGTATCTCCGAGAGTGCAAGGCAAATGATCCCGCACTGTACTACAAGGAAGTCGTTGACGGTGAGGGCGTGCTGCAACACTTGTTTTGGTGTGACGGCACCAGCCAAATTGATTACCAGGTGTTTGGAGACGTGGTTGCGTTTGATGCAACTTACAAGAAAAACGTTTACCTTTCACCTCTCGTAGTATTCTCCGGTGTGAATCACCACAACCAAACCGTTGTCTTTGCCGCTGCATTGGTGGCAGACGAGAAAGAAGAGACATATGTCTGGCTGCTTCAGCAGTTGCAAACTTCAATGAAAGGGAAGGCTCCTGTGTCCATAATAACCGACGGTGACAGGCAAATGAAGTCTGCGATCGAGCAAGTTTTTCCGGAGGCTCACCATCGACTCTGCGCTTGGCATCTACTCCGAAACGCCACGAGCAACATTGGAAAGCCCAAATTCACCAGGATGTTTAGGGATTGCATGCTCGGCGACTACGAGGTCCGAACATTTCAGAGAAAGTGGTTTGAGATGGTTGAGAAATTTGGAGTGGCCGATAAAAGATGGGTACAGGACATGTACGAAAGAAGGCACAGCTGGGCCACAGCACACATACGGGGAAAGTTCTTTGCCGGATTTCGAACAACATCAAGATGCGAGGGCTTGCACGCTGTGATATCACGGTATGTTAAGTCTCGATACAGCTACACTGAGTTTTTACGTCATTTCCATCGATGCTTGATGTTCGTCCGCGCAAAGGAGGTGGAGGCTGATTTCGAGTGCGCAAAGGGTGACCCTGTTATGACCACCAACCTGAAACAGCTGGAGCGGAGTGCGGCCGACAACTACACTCATGCGATATTCTATTTGTTTGTTCCCATTCTTGACAGGGCCTCTGCAATGAGGGTGGTTGACTCTGAAGACAACGGTTCCTATTTTATTCACACCGTCTCTCGATACGGCACTCCGGGGAAGGAGTGGCGTGTTGTTGCAACGTCTGATACGAGGGAGGTCCGATGCACGTGCATGAGAATGGAATGTTTCGGGGTCCCCTGCGAACATATAATTGCGGTGCTTGTTCTTAACAATGTTCATGAGATCCCGAGGTCTCTGATATTACCGAGATGGACCAAGGATGCAAAACTTGTGGCGGTGGAGTCGATGGGCGTGATTTGGGATTCTGTACAACTGACGCAACACTGGTGCCTGATGGATTGGTACCGGAAAGTGTGCAAGATTGCATGTCACAGCACCGAGAAGTTCTAG
- the LOC130934109 gene encoding uncharacterized protein LOC130934109 — protein MHRNRTWDVSRLTLLDAAGVPFSAIASCWPVIKLGLQTPFLESEDGQGSSSISSSSVDAPTPRCHCGVRSPIRTAWKCDYPGRRFYGCSGYGTSRKCSFFQWYDPEPPPRYSDVIRRLLETNEGIRSENTELKKTRQELLDELRSLQHSLSETRADLEAAISASTAMEDNMLASVATTKRLGVLITVLISAIILLVFLPVKIAS, from the exons ATGCACCGCAACCGTACCTGGGACGTCTCGCGGTTGACGTTGTTGGATGCAGCGGGTGTGCCATTCTCTGCCATT GCTAGCTGTTGGCCGGTCATAAAGTTGGGTCTGCAAACACCTTTCTTGGAGTCTGAAGACGGTCAG GGATCCTCTTCCATAAGCTCGTCCTCCGTCGATGCACCGACGCCTCGATGTCACTGTGGCGTGAGGTCGCCAATCAGAACCGCTTGGAAATGTGACTATCCGGGCAGAAGATTTTATGGATGTTCTGGGTACGGAACCAGCCGGAAATGCTCATTCTTTCAGTGGTACGATCCAGAGCCCCCGCCCCGTTACTCCGACGTCATTCGCAGGTTGCTAGAAACGAACGAGGGCATTCGAAGCGAGAACACGGAGTTGAAGAAGACAAGACAGGAACTCCTAGACGAGCTGCGTTCTTTGCAACATAGTTTGTCTGAAACAAGGGCAGATCTTGAGGCCGCGATTTCAGCATCTACGGCCATGGAAGACAACATGCTTGCGAGTGTAGCGACGACGAAGAGGCTAGGTGTTCTGATCACCGTGCTGATATCCGCGATCATTTTATTGGTTTTTTTACCGGTGAAGATCGCTTCATGA